In one window of Candidatus Coatesbacteria bacterium DNA:
- a CDS encoding ADP-ribosylglycohydrolase family protein produces DIIGSAYEFNPTKDYAFELFPPEADFTDDTVLTVAAAELILDGGDFIELLKSYTRRYPGRGYGGFFHDWAHSDDRQPYNSFGNGSAMRVSPAAWAGATLDEVLGLAEETAAVTHSHPEGVKGAQAVAAAVFLARRGRSKADIRSYLEDTFGYDLQRPYESIQPDYAFDVTCQGSVPEALIAFLDSTDFADAVRKAVALGGDSDTQACIAGAVAEACYGVPDEIGRSALAYLDDHLGGVTQRFIQAYVAR; encoded by the coding sequence GACATCATCGGCTCAGCCTACGAATTCAACCCAACCAAGGACTACGCCTTCGAGCTGTTTCCGCCGGAGGCCGACTTCACCGACGACACCGTCCTCACCGTCGCCGCGGCCGAGTTGATCCTCGACGGCGGGGATTTCATCGAGCTGCTGAAAAGCTACACCCGCCGCTACCCCGGCCGGGGCTACGGCGGGTTCTTCCACGACTGGGCCCACAGTGACGACCGCCAACCCTACAACAGCTTTGGCAACGGCTCGGCGATGCGGGTCAGCCCGGCGGCTTGGGCCGGGGCGACCCTCGACGAGGTGCTCGGGCTGGCCGAGGAAACCGCCGCCGTCACCCACAGCCACCCCGAGGGCGTCAAGGGCGCCCAGGCGGTGGCCGCCGCCGTCTTCCTGGCCCGGCGCGGTCGCTCGAAAGCCGACATCCGGAGCTACCTGGAGGACACCTTCGGGTATGACCTCCAGCGCCCCTACGAGAGCATCCAGCCCGACTACGCCTTCGACGTCACCTGCCAGGGCAGCGTGCCCGAGGCCTTGATCGCCTTCCTGGACTCCACGGATTTCGCGGACGCCGTCAGAAAGGCCGTCGCCCTGGGCGGCGACAGCGACACCCAGGCCTGCATCGCCGGCGCCGTGGCCGAGGCCTGCTACGGTGTGCCCGACGAGATCGGGCGGAGCGCCCTCGCCTACCTCGACGATCACCTCGGCGGCGTGACGCAACGCTTCATCCAGGCCTACGTCGCGCGCTGA
- a CDS encoding DUF488 family protein — protein MPPLYTIGYQGRSLEEFLAVLRREGIGCVVDVRRNALSRKPGFSKTALRKALAGAGIDYLHLRRLGIESAQRKGLKTDEDYARLFDEYRREVLDSADAELTTIEERAYREATALLCYEAEPARCHRRLIAERVSAVPGLSFGNL, from the coding sequence ATGCCGCCGCTCTACACCATCGGTTACCAGGGCCGCAGCCTGGAGGAGTTCCTCGCCGTGCTGCGACGCGAGGGGATCGGTTGCGTCGTCGACGTGCGGCGCAACGCCCTCTCGCGCAAGCCCGGTTTTTCCAAGACGGCGCTGCGCAAGGCGCTGGCCGGAGCGGGCATCGACTACCTCCACCTGCGGCGGTTGGGCATCGAGAGCGCCCAGCGCAAGGGGCTCAAGACGGACGAGGATTACGCCCGGCTGTTTGACGAATACCGGCGGGAGGTTCTCGACTCGGCCGACGCCGAGCTGACAACGATCGAGGAGCGGGCCTACCGGGAAGCGACGGCGCTGCTGTGTTACGAAGCCGAACCGGCCCGCTGCCACCGTCGTCTGATCGCCGAGCGGGTTTCCGCAGTGCCGGGACTGAGCTTCGGCAACCTCTGA
- a CDS encoding T9SS type A sorting domain-containing protein, whose translation MMKRLFYLAFLVVLLSMATAKEWYQHWVDENSSIIFASLAFDSSDNAHISYYDGSDYEGSNGDLKYAVWNGTSWQIETVDADYSVGRYSSLALDSSGNPHISYYDASNGDLKYAVWNGTSWQIETLDSNGYVGKYTSLALDSSGNPHISYYDYTNDDLKYAVWNGTSWQIETVDADSSVGRYSSLKVDPSGNPHISYYDNYDDDLKYAVWNGTSWQIETVDADGDVGTYASIALNSFGIPSISYINLITNSSILIFTTWNGLYWEHEIVDSGKYVGKHNSLALDSDNNPHISYHDTGKNNLMYAFLDFYCNHYWSVETVDADGDVGGYTSLAMDSSDFPHISYHDRGNNNLKYAAWNGTNWEIETVDSTGEVGSYTSLALDTSDHPHISYYDYGSDNLKYAAWNGASWEIQTVDSDGDVGSFTSLALDSGDNPHISYNDYTNNDLKYSWHNEAPSAFSLLSPSDGATVDDYPLCDWEDALDYHAVSYDLWYSTEYDFDPREELTGLTDSEHQFSETELDPGTIYFWKVRAWDGYEETWSTETWTFYVPDNVGLDGVELAASPAANGVLLGWTISGDTPSSIRVLRGEENPVAVSGSLPGETSRWLDRGVEPGESYVYWLETTDSAGCVKRFGPTAAVVVPEQAQRLTLDEPYPNPAANSVSVAFTLPEAQHVSLSVYDLVGRRVTTLSEGELPAGRHEVAWDCAGEASGIYLLRLETQGAALSRRVVVGRIVDR comes from the coding sequence ATGATGAAACGGCTGTTTTACCTAGCATTTCTCGTTGTTCTACTATCGATGGCGACCGCCAAAGAGTGGTATCAACATTGGGTAGACGAAAACAGTAGTATCATATTCGCTTCCCTGGCGTTTGATTCTAGCGATAACGCTCACATCTCGTATTACGATGGTTCCGATTACGAAGGTTCCAATGGCGACCTTAAGTATGCCGTCTGGAACGGCACGAGTTGGCAGATCGAAACAGTGGATGCCGACTATTCTGTTGGCAGATATTCCTCCCTTGCGCTGGATTCATCCGGCAATCCGCACATCTCGTATTACGACGCTTCCAATGGCGACCTTAAGTATGCCGTCTGGAACGGCACGAGTTGGCAGATCGAGACGTTAGATTCGAACGGTTATGTCGGAAAGTATACCTCCCTTGCGCTGGATTCATCCGGCAATCCGCATATCTCGTATTACGACTATACCAATGATGACCTTAAGTATGCCGTTTGGAACGGCACTAGTTGGCAGATCGAAACAGTGGATGCCGACTCTTCTGTCGGCAGATATTCCTCTCTTAAGGTGGATCCATCCGGCAATCCGCACATCTCGTATTACGACAATTACGATGACGACCTTAAGTATGCCGTTTGGAACGGCACGAGTTGGCAGATCGAAACAGTGGATGCGGACGGTGATGTCGGAACATATGCCTCTATTGCGCTAAATTCATTCGGTATTCCAAGCATCTCTTATATTAACCTCATCACTAATAGTAGTATACTTATATTCACCACATGGAACGGCTTATACTGGGAACATGAGATCGTTGATAGCGGAAAGTATGTAGGCAAACACAACTCCCTGGCCCTTGACTCCGACAATAATCCGCATATCTCCTATCATGATACTGGAAAAAACAATCTCATGTACGCTTTTCTGGACTTCTACTGTAACCACTACTGGAGTGTAGAGACAGTGGACGCGGACGGTGATGTCGGCGGGTATACTTCCCTGGCGATGGATTCCAGCGATTTTCCGCACATCTCGTATCATGACAGGGGAAACAACAACCTCAAGTACGCCGCCTGGAACGGCACGAACTGGGAAATCGAGACAGTGGACTCTACGGGTGAAGTTGGCAGCTATACATCTCTGGCGCTAGATACAAGTGATCATCCACATATCTCATATTATGACTATGGAAGCGATAACCTCAAGTATGCCGCCTGGAACGGCGCGAGCTGGGAGATCCAGACGGTGGATTCGGATGGTGATGTCGGCTCGTTCACCTCCCTGGCGCTGGATTCCGGCGATAACCCACACATCTCATACAACGACTACACCAATAACGACCTCAAGTACAGTTGGCATAATGAAGCACCTTCCGCCTTCTCGCTGCTCTCTCCCAGCGACGGCGCCACCGTGGACGATTATCCCCTGTGCGACTGGGAGGACGCCCTGGACTATCACGCGGTAAGCTACGATCTCTGGTACTCGACCGAATACGACTTCGATCCCCGTGAGGAGCTCACCGGCCTGACCGACTCGGAGCACCAGTTCAGCGAAACCGAGCTGGACCCGGGAACGATCTATTTTTGGAAGGTTCGGGCCTGGGATGGCTACGAAGAGACCTGGTCGACGGAGACCTGGACCTTCTACGTGCCGGATAATGTCGGCCTCGACGGCGTCGAGCTGGCGGCTTCTCCCGCCGCCAACGGCGTTCTGCTGGGCTGGACGATCAGCGGCGACACGCCCTCATCCATCCGCGTGCTGCGCGGTGAGGAGAATCCCGTCGCCGTCAGCGGCTCGTTGCCCGGTGAGACCAGCCGCTGGCTGGATCGGGGCGTCGAGCCCGGCGAGAGCTACGTCTATTGGCTCGAAACAACGGATAGCGCAGGCTGTGTAAAAAGATTCGGACCGACGGCGGCCGTCGTCGTGCCGGAGCAGGCGCAGCGCTTGACCCTCGATGAACCGTACCCCAACCCGGCGGCTAACAGCGTCAGCGTCGCCTTCACCCTGCCCGAGGCCCAGCACGTCAGCTTGAGTGTGTACGACCTGGTCGGACGCCGGGTGACGACCCTGAGCGAGGGTGAGCTGCCCGCCGGGCGGCACGAGGTCGCCTGGGATTGCGCCGGTGAGGCGTCGGGCATCTATCTGCTGCGCCTGGAGACGCAAGGCGCGGCGCTCAGCCGCCGGGTGGTCGTCGGGCGGATCGTCGATCGGTAA
- a CDS encoding Do family serine endopeptidase codes for MNTDDNSLKRFKILTFTLAGVAVALAVLLALMYFNPPTAQPSSGPTEPQPLNMAPEELAKLAETNKAFVAVAEAVGPAVVQIRTVSRVRATRGFDFGPFGDDFFEDFFGPGFEQEYQTEAGGSGVIVSADGYVLTNNHVVENAESIEVQLTNGRNYDATVIGTDPATDLAVIKVDPGEDELPVARLGDSDANQVGDWVVALGSPFGLDNTVTAGIISAKGRSQLNILDYEDFIQTDAAINPGNSGGPLVNLKGEVIGINTAIFSTSGGYMGVGLAIPINLAQMVLDQLIDTGEVTRGWLGVYIQDVTPELAEALGLDDDARGALVGEVMPDTPAAEGGLESGDLITRVDELTIEDATQLRNHIATVPPGEDVELAVLRDGEQTTLTVEIGERPAEESVLSPGFKPDGGGTKSRALGLEVGSLTPQLAAELGYEGADGVVVSGVESGSTAYRAGLRQGAIIVEVNRKTVNSPAEFAEMVGRADSPVLLYVWNQGIRTYLALEKE; via the coding sequence ATGAACACCGACGACAACAGCCTCAAGCGCTTCAAGATCCTGACCTTCACCCTGGCCGGCGTGGCCGTCGCCCTGGCCGTACTGCTGGCGCTGATGTACTTCAACCCACCGACGGCGCAGCCGTCGAGCGGTCCAACAGAGCCCCAGCCGCTGAACATGGCCCCCGAGGAGCTGGCCAAGTTGGCCGAGACCAACAAGGCCTTCGTGGCCGTAGCCGAGGCCGTCGGTCCCGCCGTGGTGCAGATCCGCACCGTCAGCCGGGTGCGGGCGACACGGGGCTTCGATTTCGGCCCCTTCGGCGACGACTTCTTCGAGGACTTCTTCGGGCCGGGCTTCGAACAGGAGTACCAAACCGAGGCCGGCGGCTCAGGCGTGATCGTCAGCGCCGATGGCTACGTGCTGACCAACAACCACGTAGTCGAGAACGCCGAGAGCATCGAGGTCCAGTTGACCAACGGCCGCAACTACGACGCCACGGTCATCGGCACCGATCCGGCCACGGACCTCGCCGTGATCAAGGTCGATCCCGGCGAGGACGAACTGCCCGTGGCCCGCCTGGGCGATTCCGACGCCAACCAGGTCGGCGACTGGGTGGTGGCCCTGGGCAGCCCCTTCGGCCTGGACAACACCGTCACGGCGGGCATCATCAGCGCCAAGGGACGCAGCCAGCTCAACATCCTGGACTACGAGGACTTCATCCAGACCGACGCGGCGATCAACCCGGGCAACTCCGGCGGCCCCCTGGTCAACCTCAAGGGCGAGGTCATCGGGATAAACACGGCGATCTTCTCCACCTCGGGCGGCTATATGGGCGTCGGCCTGGCGATCCCGATCAACCTGGCCCAGATGGTGCTGGATCAACTCATCGACACCGGCGAAGTGACCAGGGGCTGGCTGGGAGTCTACATCCAGGACGTCACACCGGAACTGGCCGAGGCCCTGGGCCTCGACGACGACGCCCGTGGCGCTCTGGTCGGCGAGGTGATGCCCGACACCCCGGCCGCCGAGGGCGGCCTGGAGTCGGGTGATCTGATCACCCGGGTCGACGAGTTGACGATCGAGGACGCCACCCAACTGCGCAACCATATCGCCACGGTACCGCCGGGCGAGGACGTCGAGCTCGCGGTCTTGCGCGACGGCGAGCAAACGACCCTGACCGTCGAGATCGGCGAGCGACCCGCCGAGGAAAGCGTCCTCTCACCCGGCTTCAAACCCGACGGCGGCGGCACCAAGAGTCGGGCCCTGGGGCTCGAGGTCGGCAGCCTGACCCCCCAGTTGGCCGCCGAGCTGGGTTATGAAGGCGCCGACGGCGTCGTCGTCTCCGGGGTCGAGAGCGGCTCGACGGCCTACCGCGCCGGTCTGCGACAGGGGGCGATCATCGTCGAGGTCAACCGCAAAACCGTTAACAGCCCCGCCGAGTTCGCCGAGATGGTCGGGCGGGCCGACAGCCCCGTGCTGCTCTACGTTTGGAACCAGGGCATCCGCACCTACCTGGCCCTGGAGAAGGAATAG